In Streptomyces sannanensis, the DNA window CGCTCGCCGGGTGGCGCGCCGGCTCGCCGAACTGGAACAGAAGGTGTCGGCCGGCCGGATCGGCCAGGAGGAACACAAGAGACGTGAGGCCGAGCTGCTCGGCCGGCTCGAAGAGATCCGGCGCTTCTGGGGGCGGCCATGAGCAACCTGCCCAGCGCGTCAGAGCCTCCGTGAGCAGGCCGCAACTCGAATCGGTGTTCCACCGCCTCCGCTAGAAGCTGATCTGGTTGATCGTGCTCGCGATCGAGTCGAGGAACTTGGTTATCGACGGCGCCATGCCGCTGGAGGCAAGGAAGAAACCGAAGAGGATCGCCACGGTCGCGGGCCCTGCCTTCAGGTTTCCGCCCCGTATCAGCACCACGAGAATGATCGCCAACAACAGCACTACAGACAGTGAAATGGCCACAACTGATCACACCCTCGGTCGGTCCGCCTCCGACCATGGTGCCACCAACCTGCCTGTTGTCGGGGTCGGCTGACGAATCGCCGGCGCATGGAATGCGCCACATACCGGACCGGAGGCCGGACGGTCAGGGACCGTCCACCAGACCCAACAGCCTGCGAACGTTCGCGTACTTGGCGGTGAGCCGGACCCGGGTCGGCTCGTCCAGCACGGCGAGCCGCGCCGGGTCGGTGTTGTGCGCCAGGTCGGCCTCCTTGACGAGGAGCGCGCCGGGGGTGGCGAGGATGCGTGCGCAGTACGCCTCGACGTCCTCCCCGGACCGCTTGGTGACGGCCGGCACGATGTCCTTGGTGCTCTGCGGCAGCGCGACCGCGTCCAGCCACTCCCGCGGCAGCGCGTCGTCCTCGACGGCGTCGTGCAGCCACGCGGCGGCGATCTGCTCGTCCCTCCCGCCCCTGACCCGTACTCCCTCGGCGACGGCGGCCAGATGCACGGCATACGGCCGCCCCGCCTTGTCGGTCTGTCCGGCGTGCGCCTCGCGGGCGACGGCCTCGACCTCGGCCAGGGTCAGGTGCGGCTCGCTCTGTTCCCTCACTCGTCGTCCCCGTAACCCATGAACCAGTGTGTGCCGGAATAGCCTGCCATCGAGAACGGCTGGTTCGACTCGGTGAGCATCCGGAAGATCAGCTCGGCAGTGGAGCAGTCGAACCGCGTCGTGGCGCGATCGTCCTCCATCGTGATGATGGGCCACAGATCCGGATCGCGGCCTTCGGTGAGCCAGTAGAACTGGGTCTCGTGCTCGGTGTTCGCCCATTCCAGAAGGCCGCCCCGCGCCGGGAACAGCTTGTAGGGCTCCCACAGTCCGTTGCCGCGCGTCGCCGCGAAGTGGGCCAGCCACTCGGTGTGCTGGACCAGGTCCTCACTCCGGCCGCCCGGGACGATCATGCTGAGGTAGCCGTCGAAGCCGCCGCGCCCGAAGAGCTCCGCCAGGCGCTTGTAGTCGCTCGGCAGCGCGGTGCCCAGCCGGGTCTCGACCGCCTCCCAGTCGACCGTGCGGGCCCTGGCCGGGTCCCAGCCCGTGACGGCCACCACCCGGTCCACCCAGTCGGCGTCCGCCGGCAACGGGTCCGCCGCCGGGTCGGCGCGCTCGGCGACCAGCACGACCGGGCGTATGCCGCCCTCGTCGGTGCGGACCGTGCCGCAGCCGATCCACCGCCTCGCATACGCCCATACGCGCATCCCGGCCAGGCGGTCGCCGAAGGGCTCGACGAGCGGCAGCCCGGTCCGCGCCGTCGCCGTGGCCGGGTCCAGCCTGCGCGCGGAGCCGAAGCGGCCGCTCACCGCGTCGGCGAACGCCTCCAGGTCCAGACCGTCCGGCAGCTCCAGGCACGCGTGCCCGGCGCCGTGGCCGGGCCGCGCGCACACCGGCTCCGAGGTGACGGGCCCGACCGGATGGTGCAGGGCCGAAAGCAGTTCGTCGAAGTCCGTGTCCATACGGGACAGTGAACCGCAGCCCTCTGACAACGCCTCAGC includes these proteins:
- a CDS encoding gas vesicle protein GvpG, which produces MGTVTPLRTLALTLALVGGTRWAVKRVAEIAEWEHYDARRVARRLAELEQKVSAGRIGQEEHKRREAELLGRLEEIRRFWGRP
- a CDS encoding HD domain-containing protein; translated protein: MREQSEPHLTLAEVEAVAREAHAGQTDKAGRPYAVHLAAVAEGVRVRGGRDEQIAAAWLHDAVEDDALPREWLDAVALPQSTKDIVPAVTKRSGEDVEAYCARILATPGALLVKEADLAHNTDPARLAVLDEPTRVRLTAKYANVRRLLGLVDGP
- a CDS encoding SMI1/KNR4 family protein encodes the protein MDTDFDELLSALHHPVGPVTSEPVCARPGHGAGHACLELPDGLDLEAFADAVSGRFGSARRLDPATATARTGLPLVEPFGDRLAGMRVWAYARRWIGCGTVRTDEGGIRPVVLVAERADPAADPLPADADWVDRVVAVTGWDPARARTVDWEAVETRLGTALPSDYKRLAELFGRGGFDGYLSMIVPGGRSEDLVQHTEWLAHFAATRGNGLWEPYKLFPARGGLLEWANTEHETQFYWLTEGRDPDLWPIITMEDDRATTRFDCSTAELIFRMLTESNQPFSMAGYSGTHWFMGYGDDE